A genomic stretch from Sphingobacterium sp. ML3W includes:
- a CDS encoding redoxin domain-containing protein: MNKKIILGVTAMLTAGMLYSCNNKGNQKTAGTESSTAENTAESHDHAGNDHAGHDHAQTAPTQSSGPAAILPNFTFYQLRSGIRVSNENLAKDKNTVFILFDPGCSHCQHEATELEKNIDRIKDVNIFYISMNDPALVLGFFDSFAPKLSKSSNVEVLIDKDQTFIQNIHVPSQFPANYVYGADGKLKAHWEGEKNINEAISQFHK, encoded by the coding sequence ATGAACAAAAAAATAATCTTAGGAGTAACTGCTATGCTCACGGCAGGCATGCTTTATTCATGTAACAACAAGGGCAATCAAAAGACAGCTGGTACGGAAAGTAGTACCGCAGAAAATACGGCTGAAAGTCATGACCATGCGGGTAACGACCACGCCGGTCATGATCATGCGCAAACTGCCCCTACCCAATCTTCTGGTCCGGCTGCAATTCTTCCTAATTTCACTTTTTACCAACTTCGATCCGGCATACGTGTCAGCAATGAGAATCTTGCTAAAGATAAGAATACAGTCTTCATCTTATTTGATCCGGGATGTAGCCATTGTCAGCACGAAGCAACTGAGCTCGAAAAAAATATTGACCGCATAAAAGATGTCAATATCTTTTATATTTCCATGAATGATCCAGCATTGGTATTAGGATTCTTCGATAGCTTCGCACCAAAGCTATCCAAATCTTCCAATGTGGAAGTCTTGATTGACAAAGATCAAACCTTTATCCAAAATATACATGTCCCTTCACAGTTCCCAGCAAATTATGTCTATGGTGCTGACGGAAAACTGAAAGCACATTGGGAAGGTGAGAAAAATATCAATGAGGCGATAAGCCAATTTCATAAATAA
- a CDS encoding AI-2E family transporter → MKYKQINNNSINQIMLIIIILLICILIFTSLFYYLPGFLGAITLYVLFRKINFKLTEERRWKKSLASLLLILLTIVFLVGPLYLLINYMVPQVTEAINNKEEIMEKFDSIKTYFKDSPYLNNIDLSDTALMGALQRAAKFIPNILNSVAEVGVNVLVALFVLYFMLVSSKQLERTIYNAIPFSPGSKAELWQEFDMMVKSNAIGIPILAMCQGVVAGLGYWFFGLESPIFLAILTAVSTIIPILGTMVVYLPAAIFLLANGQSGNAIGLALYGIIIIGSIDNILRFTILKKLGDVHPLITVFGVLLGLNLFGMLGLIFGPLILSCVGVLLKVYSNEFGRSTPEIIQSTSLIEPNSPSNTTDTTE, encoded by the coding sequence ATGAAATACAAACAGATAAACAACAACTCCATTAACCAGATTATGCTTATCATCATTATTTTGCTGATATGCATTTTGATATTTACGAGTCTTTTCTATTATCTTCCGGGCTTTTTGGGCGCTATAACACTATATGTCCTCTTCCGGAAAATTAACTTTAAACTGACAGAAGAGAGAAGATGGAAGAAATCTCTTGCGAGTCTCTTACTAATTCTACTTACAATTGTATTCCTAGTCGGTCCGCTCTATTTACTGATCAATTATATGGTGCCACAGGTGACTGAGGCAATTAATAATAAAGAGGAGATTATGGAAAAATTTGATTCCATTAAAACCTATTTCAAAGATAGCCCTTATCTCAACAATATTGATTTATCTGACACCGCATTGATGGGGGCACTCCAACGGGCGGCCAAGTTTATCCCCAATATACTGAATTCAGTAGCCGAAGTAGGTGTCAATGTTTTAGTCGCATTATTTGTACTTTACTTTATGTTGGTCAGCAGCAAGCAATTGGAACGGACAATATACAATGCCATTCCGTTTTCTCCGGGAAGTAAAGCAGAGTTATGGCAAGAGTTTGACATGATGGTCAAATCAAATGCCATTGGTATTCCAATCCTCGCGATGTGCCAAGGTGTAGTTGCCGGTCTAGGTTATTGGTTTTTCGGTTTGGAAAGTCCCATTTTTCTGGCCATTCTAACTGCTGTCTCTACCATTATCCCTATCTTGGGTACGATGGTAGTCTATCTCCCTGCGGCCATATTTTTGTTAGCAAATGGGCAATCCGGCAACGCCATAGGGCTAGCACTTTATGGTATCATTATCATTGGAAGTATTGATAATATTCTTCGCTTTACAATTTTGAAAAAACTTGGCGATGTCCATCCCTTAATAACCGTTTTTGGGGTATTATTGGGATTAAATCTCTTTGGTATGTTAGGATTGATATTTGGTCCCCTTATTCTATCCTGTGTGGGAGTCTTACTCAAGGTATATAGCAACGAATTTGGTCGAAGTACACCGGAAATCATACAATCTACGTCATTGATAGAACCCAATAGTCCCAGCAACACCACCGATACGACGGAATAG
- the gap gene encoding type I glyceraldehyde-3-phosphate dehydrogenase has translation MLNIAINGFGRIGRNTLRNIFLRDAFDQLQVVAINDLADTKTLAHLFKYDSVHGPFSGTVTHDEHHIIVNGHSILVTNERDPALLPWKSLHIDVVVESTGHFTNREKATLHLTAGAKKVIISAPPTDKDIATVVLGINDNAVDLSASILSNASCTTNNVAPLVKILDDNWGIKDGYITTVHSMTGDQNLHDAPHKDLRRARAASSAIIPTTTGAAKAITNVFPHLQNKLGGAGIRVPVLNGSLTDFTCTLEKETTVEEINKAFKAAAENELKQVLFYTEDPIVSVDIINNPYSCVFDAQLTSVVGGLVKVVGWYDNEFGYSNRLVDLLIKIDQLV, from the coding sequence ATGCTCAACATAGCGATAAACGGATTTGGACGCATCGGAAGAAACACTTTACGTAATATTTTTCTTCGCGATGCTTTTGATCAATTGCAGGTGGTCGCCATCAATGATTTGGCTGATACCAAGACTTTGGCCCATTTATTCAAGTATGATTCGGTACATGGACCATTCTCTGGCACGGTCACACACGACGAACATCATATTATCGTGAATGGCCATTCCATTCTGGTTACCAATGAAAGAGATCCCGCCCTACTACCTTGGAAATCCTTACATATTGATGTTGTTGTTGAATCTACGGGGCATTTTACGAACCGTGAAAAAGCAACGCTTCATCTAACAGCAGGTGCAAAAAAAGTTATTATCTCAGCTCCGCCAACAGACAAGGATATTGCAACAGTCGTATTGGGTATCAACGATAATGCTGTCGATCTCTCGGCTTCAATCCTGTCCAATGCCTCATGTACAACAAACAACGTCGCCCCACTGGTTAAAATATTAGACGATAATTGGGGGATAAAAGACGGATATATCACTACGGTGCACTCCATGACAGGAGATCAAAACCTACATGATGCACCACACAAAGATTTGCGACGGGCACGTGCAGCCTCTTCGGCTATCATACCGACAACTACAGGTGCCGCCAAAGCGATTACCAATGTCTTTCCACATCTACAGAATAAGTTGGGTGGAGCAGGTATACGTGTTCCTGTGCTGAATGGTTCGTTAACAGATTTTACCTGTACGTTAGAAAAAGAAACAACGGTTGAAGAAATCAACAAAGCTTTTAAAGCTGCAGCGGAAAACGAATTAAAGCAGGTGTTGTTTTATACAGAAGACCCAATCGTGTCTGTTGATATAATAAACAATCCCTATTCTTGTGTTTTCGATGCGCAATTGACTTCGGTTGTGGGTGGATTAGTGAAAGTTGTGGGTTGGTATGACAATGAATTTGGCTATTCCAATCGTTTGGTGGACCTCCTGATTAAGATTGACCAGCTTGTTTAA